Proteins encoded together in one Malaclemys terrapin pileata isolate rMalTer1 chromosome 16, rMalTer1.hap1, whole genome shotgun sequence window:
- the LOC128824780 gene encoding protein DGCR6 — MERCGPGLGYEESAERARQQERHYQLLSELQALVKGLPSSCQQRLSYTILSDLALALLDGAVFEIVQGLLEIQHLTEKNLYNQRLKLQSEHRVLKQEMFHRHKEAQQCCKPHNLPVLKAAQQRELEAVEQRIREEQRLMDEKIVLELDQKVVDQQSTLEKAGVSGFYITTNPQELTLQMNLLELIRKLQQKESQPEKAFS, encoded by the exons ATGGAGCGCTGCGGGCCCGGGCTGGGCTACGAGGAGTCGGCGGAGCGGGCTCGGCAGCAGGAGCGGCACTACCAGCTGCTGTCCGAGCTGCAGGCGCTGGTGAAGGGGCTGCCCAG CTCCTGCCAGCAGCGCTTGTCCTACACCATCCTCAGCGACCTGGCGCTGGCGCTGCTCGACGGCGCCGTCTTCGAGATCGTCCAGGGGCTGCTCGAGATCCAGCACCTGACGGAGAAAAACCTTTACAACCAGCGGCTGAAGCTGCAGAGCGAGCACCGCG TGCTCAAGCAGGAAATGTTCCACAGACACAAAGAGGCCCAGCAGTGCTGCAAACCTCACAACCTGCCCGTTCTCAAAGCAGCTcagcagagggagctggag GCTGTGGAGCAGCGCATTCGAGAGGAACAGCGACTGATGGATGAGAAAATAGTCTTGGAACTGGACCAGAAAGTAGTTGACCAGCAGAGCACCCTGGAGAAAGCTGGAGTGTCTGGATTTTACATCACCACAAACCCACAG GAGCTGACTTTACAGATGAACTTGTTAGAGCTGATACGGAAGTTGCAGCAGAAGGAATCGCAGCCAGAGAAGGCTTTCTCCTGA